One window of the Nitrospirae bacterium YQR-1 genome contains the following:
- a CDS encoding sugar transferase, which produces MTGNSFRIIPVKAILLVVGDVLLIAASMYLATYLRLDQFFNPAYFFKALTVSTGVHIFCFYTLNLYSIAELRSGRRYWLQVASAVFLASAFNAVLFYVIPFWHRGIFILNAAFVFILISLWRAAFRAIIEKTKIKTRVLIIGGGKKGDILSDELKKHSGFELAGLLDGDSMLSDNPMKADTAVLLKNLVEEERVDRIVIAGDLPHTAETFAAIVEAKFKGVEIYAMPEMYEELTTMVPVFNLDDIWLSYASFYGINNNIYNVRLKHIMDKIISVVILIISAPIAALTAVLIKLDSEGPVFFTQQRVGFNGHVFKILKFRSMKTDAETDGPQWAGNNDPRVTGIGRIIRKFRIDELPQLINVLRGEMSFIGPRPERPDFVHGFNHSIPYYSLRHSVRPGITGWAQIKYGYGASYKDTVIKLQYDLFYIKRLSFMLDVIILFETVKTVIFGKGAR; this is translated from the coding sequence ATGACTGGCAACTCTTTCAGGATTATTCCGGTTAAAGCCATTTTGTTGGTTGTTGGCGATGTGCTTTTAATCGCAGCATCCATGTATCTGGCTACATATCTACGACTTGATCAGTTTTTTAATCCGGCTTATTTTTTTAAAGCTCTTACTGTAAGCACAGGTGTTCACATTTTTTGCTTCTATACTCTGAACCTGTATTCAATAGCGGAGTTACGCTCAGGGCGGAGGTACTGGTTACAGGTGGCCTCAGCCGTGTTTCTTGCCTCTGCGTTTAATGCAGTCTTGTTTTATGTTATCCCATTTTGGCACAGAGGTATATTTATACTAAATGCAGCGTTTGTTTTCATTTTAATATCTCTTTGGAGAGCAGCCTTCAGAGCCATCATTGAGAAAACAAAAATAAAAACACGTGTGCTTATTATAGGCGGCGGCAAAAAAGGTGATATTCTTTCAGATGAACTGAAGAAACATTCCGGTTTTGAGCTTGCCGGACTCCTTGATGGAGATTCCATGCTATCAGACAACCCCATGAAAGCCGACACTGCCGTCCTTTTAAAAAACCTCGTTGAGGAGGAAAGAGTTGACAGGATAGTCATAGCCGGCGATTTGCCTCATACGGCTGAGACATTTGCTGCAATTGTTGAAGCCAAATTCAAGGGTGTTGAAATATACGCAATGCCTGAGATGTATGAGGAGCTAACTACAATGGTGCCGGTCTTTAACCTTGACGATATATGGCTAAGTTACGCCTCCTTTTACGGAATAAACAATAACATTTACAATGTCAGGTTAAAGCACATTATGGATAAAATTATTTCAGTTGTAATCCTGATAATTTCAGCACCAATTGCTGCTTTGACTGCTGTTTTAATTAAGCTGGACTCTGAGGGGCCGGTGTTTTTTACTCAACAACGTGTGGGATTTAACGGCCATGTATTTAAAATCCTGAAGTTTCGCTCTATGAAAACAGACGCCGAAACGGATGGACCGCAGTGGGCGGGTAATAACGACCCGCGGGTGACCGGAATTGGAAGGATTATAAGAAAATTTAGAATAGATGAGCTGCCGCAGCTGATAAACGTGCTGAGGGGTGAGATGAGCTTTATAGGGCCGCGCCCGGAACGTCCGGACTTTGTACACGGCTTTAACCACAGCATTCCCTACTACTCACTAAGACACAGCGTGAGGCCGGGAATTACCGGCTGGGCTCAGATAAAGTACGGCTACGGCGCCTCTTATAAAGACACCGTCATAAAGTTGCAGTATGACCTGTTTTATATAAAACGGCTTTCTTTTATGTTGGATGTGATAATTCTTTTTGAAACTGTAAAGACTGTCATCTTTGGTAAGGGTGCACGGTAA